Within the Enterobacter roggenkampii genome, the region TGTTGTTGTAGTGCGGTCTGGTGCCCTCTCCCACAAAACACCAAAAACGGCAACATCCGTTGCCGTTCGCATTTACCTTGTAGGCCGGGTAAGCGAAGTGTATGACCGGATACATAGGTGACAGATCAGACCGGGAACATAGGTAACACTTTTAGTCTATCCGCACCACACTCTGGGTTTTTCGGTCGTAGTACGCAAGCGTTATTCCGTTGAAGATGATGGCCTCCAGGCCATCATCCTGTTCTTCCAGCATGATGTACTCATCAGTCAGCGCTTCACTCAGGAACACCGTCCCCTTTTTCCCCATATAGAGTGTCCCCCTCGATTTCACCCTGTAGACCGTTCCTCCTGACGGATAGGCATAGTCAGGAACACGGCCATCCCACTGTCGCTTCGAGGGGTGCCACACCGTTCCGGGCGTTGCACCCGCCAGGGCTTCATGCGGTCTTTCGTAGTTAAATTCTTCCCGGTAGTCACTGAACCACCGCTGTTGTTCTTCCATCGTCATGAAGGTGTTCCCCTGCGCCAGCGCACTTTTCAGGGAACGGTGCATGCGTTCGTGCCGCCCGTTCTCTTCGGGATGGCCCCGCCGGATACGCTCCGGTCTGACGCCCAGCTTTATCAGCCAGACGGCAAGGCGACTTAACCCGGCGATACCCGTCCCTGCGAAGGGCTGACCATTATCGGTTCTCAGAACGTCCGGCAGACCGTACTCCAGGAACGCCTCCGTCAGACAGTGCCTGACGAAGGGCTCGCTCTCACGGTCCGTTCCACGGCAGCTCAGCAGATACCGGCTGTGGTTGTCGGTCAGGGTAAAGGGATGACAGTACTCTCTGCTCAGCAGCCTGAACTTGCCTTTAAAATCAGCGCTCCAGACCTGATTGTTTTCACTGAGGCTGGTCAGGGGCCGGCGATTCCCCGGCGTTCTGCGCTTTCTCTTTCTGTCAGGTACCAGGCCTTCACGCTTGAGGATATCGCCGACAGTGCTGGCAGCAGGAACGGTAAAATCGACGTGATGATTGAGGAGCCACATCCGCAGTTTTTTCGGGCCCCAGTCAGGGTGTTTCTGACGCAGGGCAGTCAGGTGTCCGACGACCTCATCAGGAACCGTCCGGGAGTGAGAGCATGGTGCGCGCGACCGGTCAGAGAGAGAGGACAGGTCAGAAGGGTCAAAACGCTGAAGCCATTTGTAGCCGGTTTTGCGGCTGATACCAAAAAGACGGCAAAGAGCGGAGAAGGAGTCCGTACCTGCATGGCAGGCACGGATAAAATCAAGGCGTTGCATAGGTCGGGTCTCAGTCCAGGGCATAGCGAGTCTCCTCTTCTATGCCAGTTATAACTGTTACCCATGTATCCGGTCTAAAGTGTTACCCATGTTTCCGGTTCATACCGAAGCGTCACCCGGCAATACTCAGACAATTCCCGACAGTCTTCCATATTTCCTCCATTTTTCCGCTGTGTTGCCTGACTAAACTAGTATCATTCCCCGAAGTATTCAGGATGAGAACGTATAACGATGAAAGGCAGTAACAAATCCCGCTGGGCAATCGCCGCTGGCATCATTGTGGTGGCCCTTGCCGCCGCCTGGTACTGGCACAGTCAATCCGCGAACACCGCCGCACCGGCCGGCGCCACCAGCCAGACCCAGCGCCCAACGGGTGGAGGTCGTCACGGCATGCGCGGTGGCGCGCTGGCGCCGGTTCAGGCGGCGACGGCGGTGAATAGAGCCGTTCCTCGCTATCTCACCGGTCTCGGGACCATTACCGCTGCCAACACCGCCACGGTGCGCAGCCGCGTCGACGGCCAGCTCATCGCGATCCACTTCCAGGAAGGTCAGCAGGTCAAAGCGGGCGATCTGCTGGCGGAAATCGACCCGAGCCAGTTTAAGGTCACCCTTGCCCAGGCGCAGGGACAGCTCGCGAAAGACAACGCGACCCTCGCCAACGCCCGGCGCGATTTAGCCCGCTACCAGCAGCTGGTGAAAACAAACCTGGTGTCCCGTCAGGAGCTGGATACCCAGCAGTCGCTGGTCAGTGAAACGCAGGGCACGATCAAAGCGGACGAAGCCGCGGTGGCCAGCGCCCAGCTGCAGCTGGACTGGAGCCGCATCACCGCGCCGATTGACGGACGCGTCGGCCTGAAGCAGGTCGATATCGGCAACCAAATCTCCAGCGGCGACACCACGGGCATCGTGGTGATCACCCAGACCCACCCGATTGATTTAGTCTTTACCCTGCCGGAAAGCGATATCGCGACCGTCATGCAGGCGCAAAAAGCCGGTAAAGGCCTGGTGGTGGAAGCCTGGGACCGCACCAACACGCAGAAGCTGAGTGAAGGGTCTCTGCTCAGTCTGGATAACCAGATCGACACCACCACCGGCACCATCAAGCTGAAGGCGCGCTTTAATAACCAGGACGATGCCCTCTTCCCGAACCAGTTCGTCAA harbors:
- a CDS encoding MdtA/MuxA family multidrug efflux RND transporter periplasmic adaptor subunit, with translation MKGSNKSRWAIAAGIIVVALAAAWYWHSQSANTAAPAGATSQTQRPTGGGRHGMRGGALAPVQAATAVNRAVPRYLTGLGTITAANTATVRSRVDGQLIAIHFQEGQQVKAGDLLAEIDPSQFKVTLAQAQGQLAKDNATLANARRDLARYQQLVKTNLVSRQELDTQQSLVSETQGTIKADEAAVASAQLQLDWSRITAPIDGRVGLKQVDIGNQISSGDTTGIVVITQTHPIDLVFTLPESDIATVMQAQKAGKGLVVEAWDRTNTQKLSEGSLLSLDNQIDTTTGTIKLKARFNNQDDALFPNQFVNARMLVATEENAVVIPTAALQMGNEGNFVWVLNSDNKVSKHLVKTGIQDSQTVVISAGLSAGDRVVTDGIDRLTEGAKVEVVEPAKQGATS
- a CDS encoding DDE-type integrase/transposase/recombinase, with protein sequence MQRLDFIRACHAGTDSFSALCRLFGISRKTGYKWLQRFDPSDLSSLSDRSRAPCSHSRTVPDEVVGHLTALRQKHPDWGPKKLRMWLLNHHVDFTVPAASTVGDILKREGLVPDRKRKRRTPGNRRPLTSLSENNQVWSADFKGKFRLLSREYCHPFTLTDNHSRYLLSCRGTDRESEPFVRHCLTEAFLEYGLPDVLRTDNGQPFAGTGIAGLSRLAVWLIKLGVRPERIRRGHPEENGRHERMHRSLKSALAQGNTFMTMEEQQRWFSDYREEFNYERPHEALAGATPGTVWHPSKRQWDGRVPDYAYPSGGTVYRVKSRGTLYMGKKGTVFLSEALTDEYIMLEEQDDGLEAIIFNGITLAYYDRKTQSVVRID